The Paenibacillus pabuli DNA segment TGCGCGACACAGACCCGAACTTTAATGTGACGGGCGCTCCATGGCCGATATCCCCGGATGGCACAGGGTATTCTTCCTTTAATTTGGAAAACAAAGTGCTGAGTTACGGTGAGGCCATCACTTCATCGGCGGACAAGGATAAATTGAAGTACATCGTACAGTGGATGGACTATAATTACAGTGAGGATGGTAGTGATCTGTTCAACTTTGGCATCGAGAATGAGAGCTATGTGAAAGAAGGTGATGGTGTGAAATTCACCGAAGTCATTACCGATAATCCACAGGGGTTGACCTATGACCAGGCACTGGCTGGCTATGCACTATCCATCATGGATGGTCCAATCAATCAGGACAGCAGGTATTTGGATGCACTTCTTTTCGATGACGGGCAGCGTGCAGCTAACGAGGAATGGATGAAAGCCAGCTCGGCGCTGACCCTTCCAACGATTCGCTTGACTACGCAAGAAGCCAGTAAAAGCACCTCGATCATGAGCCAGGTCGATACGTATCTGAATGAGACAATGACCGCAATCATTAACGGCCAGAAACCCATCGCGGAATTCGATACAATGGTCGAGACCATTAAAAGCATGGGTATCGAAGAGGCGATTGCCGTACATCAGGCGGCCTATGACCGCTACCAGTCAAAATAAAAGTCAGTTAATGGCTGTTCATGTTTGTTTCGACAGGAAATTTCTCCTCCATGTGTTATAAGTATAGAGAACACGTGGTGCAAAGGAGCGCGCTTGCCATGACAGCCTATCGCAAATTAAGCATTAAAATGAAAGTGTTTCTGATGATTATGCTGATGATGGCTCTGGTCATCACCCTGGCATTTACCTCCTTATATTATACGTACTCCGTCTATGACAGACAGTTGTATGACAAATCGTCCAGTCTGCTTAACCTCTCCTCGTCCACAGTGGATGCAGAGCTCAGGAAGCTGGAGGCATTATCGCATGCGATGATCTCGGATAGAGTCATTCAAAAGTCTCTGAAGTCGCTAGCCCAGGACGATACGGATTATACGGGATTTGTTGAGCGAAACCGGATGGCTGACCGAGTATGGGAACACGCTAGTGGGGCTGCACGATATGTGCAGTCCGTTCATCTTATTGACTCCCAAGGCGGGTTAGTTAAATATGGCGAAGCGCTGACTTTTTCCAGTGAAAAATATGACCGGATGATCCGAGCAGCGGAAGGAGCAAACGGAGCGGTAAGGTGGCTGTTTCCGGATGACGACGATCCGATGCTGGCCATGGTGCGTCAAGTGAGAAGCTACGAGCCGATGACGCTGGAGCCGGTAGGCATTCTGTTTTTTCGGATCAACATCGACAAACTAATTGAGGAATATGCCGGCATAGATAACAAGGACAGCGATATTGTGCTCAAAGCAGGGCAAAAGGTGATCTATCCGTTCCGGGAGTTTTCAGATAGCCTGTCTGCAGATTTGCAACCGCTTCCAGGGAGCGGGGGGTATGAGATCAAAGAGCTGGATGACCAAATCGTACTTGTGGCACAGAAGAAGTCTGCCCAGACAGGCTGGGTTTATTATAATATGGCACCTTATGAACAGATATTTGAGCGCATCATTTTATTGAAGAACGCACTCATCGTGGTTTATGTGATTGCAATTGTTGTGGTATTGACACTTGGTATGGCTTTTGCTCGCAGTTTAACCAGGCCAATTCAGCAATTGATCACCCAGATGAGGGACATCCAGTACGGAAATTTGGAGAACATGGATACCGCCATTACTATTCCGGTTTCCCAGCATGTGGACGAGCTAGGTTTGCTGCAGCGTACGTACCGGCTTATGATTACTCGAATCAATACGTTAATCAAGGAGAATTATGCTAATCAGCTGGTGATCAAAGAAACGGAATTTAAAGCATTGCAAGCTCAGATTAATCCCCACTTTTTGTACAATGCTCTGGATTCCATCCATTGGCTGGCCAAAAAGAACCGGCAGGAACAGATATCACGCATGGTGTTGTCTCTCGGATATTTGCTGCGTACTTCCATCAGTTTCAAGAAAAATGTGATTACCATCGCGGAAGAACTCGAGATTGTGAGTCATTATATTACGATTCAGCAATACCGCTTTCAAACAAGACTCGATTTGCAAATCGATATGCCCTCTGCCTATTTGCAGTGCAATATCCCCAAAATGACTTTACAGCCCCTGCTCGAAAACGCAATCCAGTATGGACTGGAATTGCAGCCAGGTCCTTGCATGATTCGTCTGTACGCTCAAATGCGGGAAAATAAGCTGGCTGTATTTGTAGAGGACAACGGTCCTGGCATGGAGCAAGAATACGTCGAACAGGTATTGCGTGGTGAGGTCCAAACCAGAGGAAGCGGGATCGGGTTATTGAATATCCGGGATCGGCTCCATCTTGCTTTTGGGGAAGAGTACGACATGATTCTGGAAAGCAATCCGGGCAGGGGAACCCGGGTTACCTTGCTGCTACCACCACCAAAGGGGGAAGAGATGTGAGTATATGGTTTCGATTCATCGGCATACTGTGTCTCCTAACGATTCTTGCGGGGTGCGCTCCCCAGCTTGTCTCGAGACCCGGCATGATTGTCGAAGAAGAGCCCATAACGCTTCATATGGCCTGGTGGGGTGGACAGATGCGCAATGAGGCAACCGCTGCAGTGATAGAACTGTATGAGCAGCAGAATCCCCATGTCCATATCAAGTATGAGTACAGCAACTTCAATGAATATTGGAAAAAACTAGCCCCATACGCAGCGGGGAATACCTTGCCGGACATTATACAAATGGATATCTCCTATTTGTCTCAATATAGCTCCCTCAACTTGCTAGAAGATCTTGCGCCATACATGGATCGTGGCTTGATTGACACCAGCGATATGGACGAAGCCAAGGTCCAGATCGGTGAAATGGATGGAAAAGTTTACGGTATGAGTCTGGGCGTCAATGCCTTGATGGGCTATTACGACCCAGAGATTTTGCGCGCCCAGGGTATCGAAGAACCAATGGAGGACTGGACTTGGGACGATTTTTACGCCATGGGAAACAGCCTGCATGGCAAGGATATTTATTTAGGCACTTACTTCACGCCGGAACAATTTTTTGCATACTTTCTGAGGCAGCATGGCTTGAAGCTGTATGCTGAGGATGGACAGCGGCTGGGGTACGAGGATGATACCTTGTTCATTGATTACTTTGGCCGTATGCAGCAAATGGCCAAAGAGAAGCTCATTTTTCCGCCGGATATCTGGGCCTCGGATATTGGCAAGCCGGATAGGGATCCATTTTATAGGGGCCAAGCCCTGTTTAACTGGGGCTATTCGAACCAGTTTATTGCCACGACCCGGGAATACGGCAAGCCTCTGGCTATTGCCCCCATGCCGGGACCCCACAGCCAGGAAGCACTTTTTCTGAAGCCAGGCATGTTCTTCTCTGTTGCAAGCAATTCCAGACATAAGGAAGAAGCAGCCCGGTTCATCAGCTTTTTCGTCAATGATATTGAAGCGAATAAATTGCTTAAGGGTGAACGGGGTGTCCCTCTCTCATCAAGGGTCAAGGAGCAGATCAGGCAAATTGTCGACCCGGAGGTTCAACAAGTATTCGATTATGTGGATTGGGTAGAAAGCAATAGCAGCCCAATGGACTCCCCCGATCCGGTTGGCGGATCAGAAGTAACTGCAGTCCTGCGAGAGATCTATGACCAGCTGCTTTTTGGCCGGACCACACCGGAACAGGCTGCCAGGCAGTTTCGAGCAGAAGCCAATGCAATTCTGGGGGAGAAACCCCACCTTACGTTTAAAGTATCTGGAAAATCAACGATGGAATGATATAGATCTTTTGGATCTAAAGCAAAACAAAAAGCATATTTAGAACACGAGATAAAAGGATAGTCAGAATAAACGACCAAAAAGAAGACGCTCACTACGTCAACAGATATTATCTTATCTGTTCTCATAGCGGGCGTTTCTTGTTTCCAAATGTATACAAGATCCATAATTCCACCTTCTAGTTCTTAAAAAGAACAATTAAAATACTGACGAGCCAAGGCAGCCCGAATTATTATACAGCTTTTTATTCGTTTACGTAATCTGACTTGAATGTTCAGAATTTGTTGAGTAATATGTGCTAACGTGAAGCTAGCTTTGGCCTGACATATGGTGATATCACGAACGAGCAGGCGATCTTAATGAAGAAATATGATAAATGAGGGATAAAGATGGAGAGAAAAATAAGAAATTCAGTAAAGGCATTGATTATGAAAGAAGGAAAGATGCTCGCAATGAAGCCTGGATGATGATGGTGATGTTTTCTATACTATGCCTGGTGGAGGCCAGAATGCGGGTGAAACACTGACCGCTGCCTTAAAGAGGGAGGTTGCCGAAGAAATTGGAGTAGATGTGGTTCCTCAATCATTGGAATTTGTCATTGAAGGGGTGTATGGTGAAGCGTTCCATCGCGTAGATTTGATTTTTCTATGCGAATACGTAGGACTAATTGACAACTCTATTTTACAGCATGAGGACAGCCAGGTGAGATATGAATGGCTTGATATTGAAAATCTCAACAACCATCCGCTGTATCCATCCAAATTAAGAAAGCAGATTATAAGATTATCGAAAGGTGAAAAAACAGATATGTATCTGGGGAATGAGGAACCGGGGGATCCTGAATAATAATAATGGCAGGTAGCAATCAAAGTGTATCATTGTTTAACAATCGATGAATCGATCAGGTTCTTGGATTCTTCCCCGAGCTTTGAGTTAAGCGGAGAGTACAGCCGCCACAAATGGAATGAGACCTGATGGTGGATTGAACTGCGAACCCGATGCGTACTGTAGAGCTGAAGTAGCAGCGCTGCAAGCCCTTTTTAATACATAGCCTTGTCAAATGATGCATTTCTGAATAAGTTAACACATACCACAAAAGAGGGGGAAGAAACATGAGTGAAGTTGGATATGGTAATGGTAATGTTGGAGGAATTGGTGGGGGATACGGTAGTTTCACGTCAATCGGTGCTATTCTGGTGCTCTTTATTCTGTTAGTCATCATCTCCAAAGCTTTCTTAGTCTAAGGGTTTCTAAATAAGGGACTAAGTGAAAGTGGCATGATTACTGAGTTTGTCCTGTAAAGACAGAAAAGGAACCGCCCGTTTGGAATGTGGCGGTTCCTTTCTAAAAAGCCTTGGTTAGAAGTCGGTGCAGGAGCAGGGGAGCTTCTGGTAATTGTCTGACTTTATTAAATGGATCAAATAATCGTTTTTCCGCAACTTCTATTTTGAATACATATGAAAGTATGCTAAGTAATTCCGTCTTTATGTGTAGTAATGAAGGCTGCAATAGTATAGTTAAGAACAGCGTGGTGGAAGGGTTCGTGTTGCCAATTCGTATCTTGATATCTGTTTGATTAAAACTGAACATATAAAAAAAGAGATGGCCC contains these protein-coding regions:
- a CDS encoding NUDIX domain-containing protein, with the protein product MPGGGQNAGETLTAALKREVAEEIGVDVVPQSLEFVIEGVYGEAFHRVDLIFLCEYVGLIDNSILQHEDSQVRYEWLDIENLNNHPLYPSKLRKQIIRLSKGEKTDMYLGNEEPGDPE
- a CDS encoding sensor histidine kinase, which produces MTAYRKLSIKMKVFLMIMLMMALVITLAFTSLYYTYSVYDRQLYDKSSSLLNLSSSTVDAELRKLEALSHAMISDRVIQKSLKSLAQDDTDYTGFVERNRMADRVWEHASGAARYVQSVHLIDSQGGLVKYGEALTFSSEKYDRMIRAAEGANGAVRWLFPDDDDPMLAMVRQVRSYEPMTLEPVGILFFRINIDKLIEEYAGIDNKDSDIVLKAGQKVIYPFREFSDSLSADLQPLPGSGGYEIKELDDQIVLVAQKKSAQTGWVYYNMAPYEQIFERIILLKNALIVVYVIAIVVVLTLGMAFARSLTRPIQQLITQMRDIQYGNLENMDTAITIPVSQHVDELGLLQRTYRLMITRINTLIKENYANQLVIKETEFKALQAQINPHFLYNALDSIHWLAKKNRQEQISRMVLSLGYLLRTSISFKKNVITIAEELEIVSHYITIQQYRFQTRLDLQIDMPSAYLQCNIPKMTLQPLLENAIQYGLELQPGPCMIRLYAQMRENKLAVFVEDNGPGMEQEYVEQVLRGEVQTRGSGIGLLNIRDRLHLAFGEEYDMILESNPGRGTRVTLLLPPPKGEEM
- a CDS encoding ABC transporter substrate-binding protein; this translates as MSIWFRFIGILCLLTILAGCAPQLVSRPGMIVEEEPITLHMAWWGGQMRNEATAAVIELYEQQNPHVHIKYEYSNFNEYWKKLAPYAAGNTLPDIIQMDISYLSQYSSLNLLEDLAPYMDRGLIDTSDMDEAKVQIGEMDGKVYGMSLGVNALMGYYDPEILRAQGIEEPMEDWTWDDFYAMGNSLHGKDIYLGTYFTPEQFFAYFLRQHGLKLYAEDGQRLGYEDDTLFIDYFGRMQQMAKEKLIFPPDIWASDIGKPDRDPFYRGQALFNWGYSNQFIATTREYGKPLAIAPMPGPHSQEALFLKPGMFFSVASNSRHKEEAARFISFFVNDIEANKLLKGERGVPLSSRVKEQIRQIVDPEVQQVFDYVDWVESNSSPMDSPDPVGGSEVTAVLREIYDQLLFGRTTPEQAARQFRAEANAILGEKPHLTFKVSGKSTME
- a CDS encoding YjcZ family sporulation protein, whose amino-acid sequence is MSEVGYGNGNVGGIGGGYGSFTSIGAILVLFILLVIISKAFLV